The Pseudomonas wenzhouensis genome has a segment encoding these proteins:
- a CDS encoding class I SAM-dependent methyltransferase — MTDERHNASIRIQVLHPRYAEAGALWAARLGLPLVGDTEFALQLGDDGLQLVELGDKAPGPVRVDFVEGAAAHRRQFGGGSGQMIAKAVGVQSGIRPRILDATAGLGRDAFVLASLGCDMTLIERQPLVAALLEDGLQRAALSLEVAPIVARMRLLTGNAIELMRAWQGEAPQVVYLDPMFPHRDKSALVKKEMRLFRPFVGDDLDAPALLEAALALASHRVVVKRPRKAPAIEGIKPGYVLEGKSSRYDIYPKKKLEPGA, encoded by the coding sequence ATGACCGACGAACGGCATAACGCCAGTATCCGCATTCAAGTCCTGCATCCTCGCTACGCCGAAGCGGGAGCTCTGTGGGCGGCACGTCTGGGCCTGCCGCTGGTGGGCGACACCGAGTTCGCCCTGCAGTTGGGTGACGATGGGCTGCAACTGGTCGAGTTGGGCGACAAGGCGCCCGGCCCAGTGCGGGTGGACTTCGTCGAGGGCGCTGCGGCGCACCGGCGCCAGTTCGGTGGCGGCAGCGGGCAGATGATCGCCAAGGCCGTGGGGGTGCAGTCAGGCATTCGCCCACGCATTCTCGACGCCACGGCGGGATTGGGGCGCGATGCCTTCGTGCTGGCCAGTCTGGGCTGCGATATGACCCTGATCGAGCGCCAGCCGCTGGTCGCGGCGCTACTGGAAGATGGCCTGCAACGTGCTGCGCTGAGCCTCGAGGTAGCGCCCATCGTGGCGCGCATGCGTCTGCTCACCGGTAATGCCATCGAGCTGATGCGCGCCTGGCAGGGCGAGGCGCCGCAGGTGGTTTATCTCGATCCGATGTTTCCGCACCGCGACAAGAGCGCGCTGGTGAAGAAGGAGATGCGTCTGTTCCGGCCCTTTGTCGGAGACGATCTGGATGCTCCAGCGCTGCTCGAGGCAGCGTTGGCTCTGGCCAGTCATCGCGTGGTGGTCAAGCGTCCGCGCAAGGCGCCAGCGATCGAGGGGATCAAGCCGGGTTATGTGCTGGAGGGTAAATCCAGCCGTTATGACATCTATCCGAAGAAGAAGCTGGAGCCTGGCGCATAA
- a CDS encoding efflux RND transporter permease subunit produces the protein MSFNLSAWALRHRQIVLYIMLLFAVVGALSYTKLGQSEDPPFTFKAMVIRTNWPGASAEEVSRQVTERIEKKLMETGEYDRITSFSRPGESQVTFMARDSMRSSDIPELWYQVRKKISDIRHTLPPGIQGPFFNDEFGTTFGNIYALTGSGFDYAVLKDYADRLQLQLQRVKDVGKVELVGLQDEKIWIELSNTKLATLGLPLSAVQQALEAQNAVAAAGFFETPSERIQLRVTGRFESVQEIRDFPIRVGDRTFRIADVAEVRRGFNDPPAPRMRFMGEDAIGIAVAMKDGGDILVLGKALEGEFARLQQTLPLGMELRKVSDQPAAVKAGVGEFVKVLVEALVIVLAVSFFSLGVRTGLVVALVIPLVLAMTFAAMYYLGIGLHKISLGALVLGLGLLVDDAIIAVEMMAIKMEQGYDRFKAASFAWTSTAFPMLTGTLITAAGFLPIATAQSGTGEYTRSIFQVVAISLIASWIAAVMFVPYLGDKLLPDLAKLHAAKHDSDAGHDPYATPFYRRVRATVQWCVRRRGIVIALTIGLFVGSVLLFRFVPQQFFPASGRLELMVDIKLEEGASLSATEAEVHRLEKLLKEQTGIDNYVAYVGTGSPRFYLPLDQQLPATSFAQFVVLASSIEERERLRTWLIQVMNDEFPSLRSRVSRLENGPPVGYPIQFRVSGEHIDEVRALARQVADKVRENPHVVNVHLDWEEPSKVVILNIDQDRARALGVNTAELSRFLQGSLSGTSVSQYREGNELIEILQRGTPQERKALSLLPSLAVPTDSGRSVALSQVATLEYGFEEGIIWHRNRLPNVTVRADVYGNQQPASLTKQILPTLEPIRAELPDGYLLEVGGTVEDSQRGQKSVNAGIPLFIVVVLTLLMLQLKSFSRSAMVFLTAPLGLIGVTLFLLIFRQPFGFVAMLGTIALAGMIMRNSVILVDQIEQDISHGLDRWHAIIEATVRRFRPIVLTALAAVLAMIPLSRSVFFGPMAVAIMGGLVVATALTLLFLPALYAAWFRVKESEAH, from the coding sequence ATGAGCTTCAACCTGTCTGCCTGGGCGCTGCGTCATCGCCAGATCGTGCTCTACATTATGCTGCTCTTTGCCGTGGTCGGCGCGTTGTCCTATACCAAGCTGGGCCAGAGTGAAGACCCACCCTTCACCTTCAAGGCCATGGTGATTCGCACCAACTGGCCGGGCGCCAGTGCCGAGGAAGTCTCGCGCCAGGTCACCGAGCGTATCGAGAAGAAGCTGATGGAGACCGGTGAATACGACCGCATCACCAGCTTCTCCCGGCCGGGCGAGTCGCAGGTTACCTTCATGGCGCGTGACTCCATGCGCAGCTCCGATATTCCCGAGCTGTGGTATCAGGTACGCAAGAAGATCAGCGACATTCGTCATACGCTGCCGCCCGGTATTCAGGGGCCGTTCTTCAATGATGAGTTCGGTACCACCTTCGGCAACATCTACGCCTTGACGGGCAGTGGTTTCGACTACGCCGTGCTCAAGGACTACGCCGACCGCCTGCAGCTGCAACTGCAGCGGGTCAAGGATGTGGGCAAGGTCGAGCTGGTGGGGCTGCAGGACGAGAAGATCTGGATCGAGCTGTCCAACACCAAACTGGCGACCCTGGGGCTGCCGTTGTCTGCCGTGCAGCAGGCGCTGGAGGCGCAGAACGCGGTAGCCGCTGCCGGCTTCTTCGAGACGCCCAGCGAACGTATCCAGTTACGCGTGACCGGGCGCTTCGAGTCGGTACAGGAGATTCGCGATTTTCCCATTCGCGTCGGTGACCGCACTTTCCGAATCGCCGATGTGGCTGAGGTCAGGCGCGGTTTCAACGATCCACCCGCGCCGCGCATGCGTTTCATGGGCGAGGATGCCATCGGCATTGCCGTGGCGATGAAGGACGGCGGCGACATTCTGGTGCTGGGCAAGGCGCTGGAAGGCGAGTTTGCCCGTTTGCAGCAGACGCTGCCGCTGGGTATGGAGCTGCGCAAGGTGTCCGACCAGCCGGCGGCGGTAAAAGCTGGGGTGGGTGAGTTCGTCAAGGTGCTGGTGGAGGCGTTGGTGATCGTGCTTGCGGTCAGCTTCTTCTCCCTGGGCGTGCGCACCGGCCTGGTGGTGGCGCTAGTGATTCCGCTGGTACTGGCGATGACCTTCGCTGCCATGTACTACCTGGGGATAGGCCTGCACAAGATTTCGCTCGGTGCGCTGGTGCTCGGCCTTGGCCTGCTGGTGGATGATGCGATCATCGCGGTGGAGATGATGGCGATCAAGATGGAGCAGGGCTACGACCGCTTCAAGGCGGCGAGCTTCGCCTGGACCAGCACGGCGTTCCCCATGCTCACCGGTACGCTGATTACCGCAGCAGGCTTTCTGCCCATCGCCACGGCGCAGTCCGGCACGGGTGAGTACACCCGCTCGATCTTCCAGGTGGTCGCTATCTCGCTGATCGCCTCGTGGATCGCGGCCGTGATGTTCGTGCCCTACCTGGGCGACAAGCTGCTGCCGGATCTGGCCAAACTGCATGCTGCCAAGCACGACAGCGACGCCGGGCATGATCCGTATGCGACGCCGTTCTACCGCCGCGTGCGTGCCACGGTGCAGTGGTGCGTGCGCCGTCGTGGCATCGTCATTGCGTTGACCATCGGTCTGTTCGTCGGCTCGGTGCTGCTATTCCGTTTCGTGCCGCAGCAGTTCTTCCCGGCCTCCGGGCGCCTGGAACTGATGGTCGACATCAAGCTGGAGGAGGGGGCTTCGCTGAGTGCCACCGAGGCCGAAGTTCATCGTCTGGAGAAGCTGCTCAAGGAGCAGACGGGTATCGACAACTACGTGGCCTATGTCGGCACCGGTTCACCGCGTTTCTATCTGCCGCTGGATCAGCAACTGCCGGCGACCAGCTTCGCCCAGTTCGTGGTGCTGGCGTCGAGCATCGAAGAGCGTGAGCGTCTGCGTACCTGGCTGATTCAGGTGATGAACGACGAATTTCCGTCTCTGCGCAGCCGCGTCAGCCGCCTGGAGAATGGCCCGCCCGTGGGCTACCCGATTCAGTTCCGCGTCAGTGGCGAGCATATCGACGAGGTGCGTGCACTGGCCCGTCAGGTGGCGGACAAGGTGCGTGAGAACCCGCATGTGGTCAACGTGCACCTGGACTGGGAAGAGCCGAGCAAGGTGGTGATCCTCAATATCGACCAGGATCGTGCCCGTGCGCTGGGCGTCAACACCGCTGAACTGTCGCGCTTTCTGCAGGGCTCGCTGTCCGGTACCAGTGTCAGCCAGTACCGCGAAGGTAACGAGCTGATCGAAATTCTCCAGCGTGGTACACCGCAGGAGCGCAAGGCGCTGAGTCTGTTGCCGAGTCTGGCGGTGCCGACCGACAGCGGCCGCAGCGTGGCGCTGTCACAGGTAGCGACGCTGGAATACGGCTTCGAGGAAGGCATCATCTGGCACCGTAACCGTTTGCCCAACGTCACCGTGCGCGCCGACGTGTATGGCAATCAGCAGCCGGCCAGTCTGACCAAGCAGATCCTGCCGACACTGGAGCCGATCCGCGCCGAACTGCCGGATGGCTATCTGCTGGAGGTGGGCGGTACGGTGGAGGATTCGCAACGCGGACAGAAATCGGTGAACGCCGGTATCCCGCTGTTCATCGTGGTGGTGCTGACGCTGCTGATGCTGCAATTGAAGAGCTTCTCACGCTCGGCCATGGTGTTTCTCACCGCGCCGTTGGGGCTGATCGGGGTGACGCTGTTCCTGCTGATCTTCCGCCAGCCGTTCGGTTTCGTCGCCATGCTCGGCACCATCGCCCTGGCCGGGATGATCATGCGCAACTCGGTGATCCTGGTCGATCAGATCGAGCAGGACATCAGTCATGGTCTGGATCGCTGGCACGCCATCATCGAGGCCACGGTGCGCCGTTTCCGCCCCATCGTGCTGACCGCACTGGCCGCGGTACTGGCGATGATTCCGCTGTCGCGCAGCGTGTTCTTCGGGCCGATGGCCGTGGCCATCATGGGTGGTCTGGTGGTCGCCACGGCGTTGACTCTGTTGTTCCTGCCGGCGCTGTATGCGGCGTGGTTCCGGGTCAAGGAGAGCGAGGCGCATTGA
- a CDS encoding HAD family acid phosphatase, protein MTDKRIWLGLAVSLLSAPLAFADSSAEGKADCAVAKFTMGLRFQQQSAEVQALQLQAYNIATEKLDKAVAAAKDPSKLAIVTDLDETVIDNSALLARDLANCHQYDAWDTWLPWERDGTPELIPGAKKFLEHADTLGVTIRYISDRSDEQKPYTLATLNKLGLPQVSEESVLLLGPPKVERHRQRRSPDHHAAGRYAA, encoded by the coding sequence ATGACCGACAAACGCATCTGGCTGGGCCTTGCCGTATCGCTGCTGAGCGCTCCACTGGCATTTGCCGACAGCTCCGCCGAGGGCAAGGCGGACTGTGCCGTGGCCAAGTTCACCATGGGCCTGCGCTTTCAGCAGCAGTCGGCGGAAGTCCAGGCGCTGCAGTTGCAGGCCTACAACATCGCCACCGAGAAACTCGACAAGGCGGTGGCCGCGGCCAAGGATCCGTCGAAGCTGGCCATCGTCACCGACCTCGATGAAACCGTGATCGACAACAGCGCCTTGCTCGCCCGTGATCTGGCCAATTGTCACCAGTACGATGCCTGGGACACCTGGCTGCCCTGGGAGCGTGACGGCACCCCTGAGCTGATCCCCGGTGCGAAGAAGTTTCTCGAGCATGCGGACACGCTCGGCGTGACCATTCGCTACATCTCCGACCGCTCCGATGAGCAGAAGCCGTACACCCTGGCCACCCTGAACAAGCTGGGCCTGCCGCAGGTGTCGGAGGAGAGCGTGCTGCTGCTCGGCCCGCCCAAGGTAGAGCGCCATCGTCAGCGCCGATCACCAGATCATCATGCTGCTGGGCGATACGCTGCATGA
- a CDS encoding efflux RND transporter periplasmic adaptor subunit, translating to MSRHAPPLVASLSFVFLLSACGNAEQAEQAIRPAMVVQPQPAAALVDSYPGEVRARYEPDLAFRIAGKVSKRIVDVGDRVKKDQALAELDPQDVRLQLEATRAQVAAAEANLQTVRAERERYKALLGRNLVSRSQFDNVENQYRAGEARLKQVKAEYDVARNQTDYAVLRASQDGVIARRAVEVGQVVAAGQTVFTLAADGEREVSISLPEQSFGRFSIGQPVEVELWSQPDQRFPGRIREMAPAADPQSRTFAARVAFTEGKVPAELGQSARVFIASNGEIPLSVPLSALSAEQGQPFVWVVDPATHGVQRRLVRVGAYGDERVPVLEGLAISDWVVAAGVQILREGQKVRPVDRDNRNVELAAKE from the coding sequence ATGTCCCGCCATGCTCCGCCGCTCGTCGCGTCCCTGAGTTTCGTATTTCTGTTGTCTGCCTGCGGCAATGCTGAACAGGCCGAGCAGGCGATACGCCCGGCCATGGTGGTGCAGCCGCAGCCGGCCGCCGCTCTGGTCGATAGTTATCCGGGCGAGGTGCGCGCGCGCTATGAGCCGGATCTGGCCTTCCGGATCGCCGGCAAGGTGAGCAAGCGCATAGTCGATGTCGGCGACCGGGTGAAGAAGGATCAGGCGCTGGCCGAACTGGACCCACAGGATGTGCGTCTGCAACTGGAAGCCACTCGCGCCCAGGTGGCCGCCGCCGAGGCCAATCTGCAAACCGTGCGCGCCGAGCGCGAGCGCTACAAGGCGCTGCTCGGGCGCAACCTGGTCAGCCGTTCGCAGTTCGATAACGTCGAGAATCAGTACCGTGCCGGCGAAGCACGCCTGAAACAGGTCAAGGCCGAGTACGACGTGGCCCGTAATCAGACCGACTATGCCGTACTGCGCGCCTCGCAGGACGGGGTGATCGCCCGCCGTGCAGTCGAGGTCGGGCAAGTGGTAGCGGCGGGGCAGACGGTCTTTACCCTGGCGGCCGATGGTGAGCGCGAAGTGTCGATCAGCCTGCCGGAGCAGAGCTTTGGTCGTTTCTCGATTGGCCAGCCGGTCGAGGTGGAGCTGTGGTCACAGCCGGATCAGCGCTTTCCTGGGCGCATCCGCGAGATGGCGCCGGCGGCGGATCCGCAATCGCGCACTTTCGCTGCCCGTGTTGCGTTCACCGAGGGCAAGGTACCGGCTGAGCTGGGGCAGAGCGCACGCGTGTTCATTGCCAGTAATGGTGAAATACCGCTGTCGGTACCGCTGTCGGCGTTGAGCGCCGAGCAGGGGCAACCCTTCGTCTGGGTCGTCGATCCTGCGACCCATGGCGTGCAGCGCCGACTGGTCCGGGTCGGCGCTTACGGCGATGAGCGCGTACCCGTGCTGGAAGGACTCGCCATATCCGACTGGGTGGTAGCCGCTGGCGTTCAGATTCTGCGTGAAGGGCAGAAGGTGCGCCCGGTGGATCGCGATAACCGCAACGTCGAACTGGCTGCCAAGGAGTAA
- the tsaB gene encoding tRNA (adenosine(37)-N6)-threonylcarbamoyltransferase complex dimerization subunit type 1 TsaB gives MTTLLALDTATEACSVALLHDGRVLSHYEVAPRLHAQRLLPMIQQLLGEAGISASALDGIAFGRGPGAFTGVRIAIGVVQGLAFALERPVLPVSNLAVLAQRALREQGATQVAAAIDARMDEVYWGCYRAEAGEMRLLGQEAVLPPEQAEAPRGSDGDWFGAGTGWGTFAARIALRPAGMDGSLLPHAEDLLSLARFAWARGEALPADRAQPVYLRDQVATPKAPPA, from the coding sequence ATGACCACTCTCCTGGCCCTCGATACTGCAACCGAAGCCTGCTCCGTCGCGCTGCTGCATGACGGGCGCGTGCTCAGCCACTATGAAGTTGCCCCGCGCCTGCATGCGCAGCGTTTGTTGCCGATGATCCAGCAGTTGCTGGGTGAGGCGGGCATCAGCGCCTCAGCGCTGGATGGCATTGCTTTCGGCCGTGGTCCCGGCGCCTTTACGGGTGTGCGTATCGCCATCGGCGTGGTGCAGGGGCTGGCCTTCGCCCTGGAACGCCCGGTATTGCCGGTGTCCAACCTGGCCGTGCTGGCCCAGCGTGCGCTGCGCGAGCAGGGCGCGACCCAGGTTGCAGCCGCCATCGACGCGCGCATGGACGAAGTGTATTGGGGGTGCTACCGCGCCGAAGCCGGCGAAATGCGTCTGCTCGGTCAGGAGGCCGTGTTGCCGCCGGAGCAGGCCGAAGCGCCGCGTGGCAGCGATGGTGATTGGTTCGGCGCCGGCACCGGCTGGGGCACCTTTGCTGCGCGTATCGCCCTCAGGCCTGCGGGCATGGATGGCAGCCTGCTGCCGCACGCCGAAGACCTGCTGAGCCTGGCTCGTTTCGCCTGGGCGCGTGGCGAAGCGTTGCCGGCCGATCGGGCGCAGCCGGTATACCTGCGCGATCAGGTGGCCACGCCGAAAGCACCACCGGCATGA
- a CDS encoding TetR/AcrR family transcriptional regulator, translating into MTDKLLQPAGPGRPKDLSKRRAILDAAKGLFLRNGYDGSSMDAIAAEAGVSKLTVYNHFTDKETLFSAAIEAKCEEQLPELLFELPDDVPLESQLVEIARGFLTLVNSRESVEMHRMMISLASQGSKLSQMFYEAGPKRIQEEMEVLLHKAAKRGLLSLNDPHLAADHFFSLLKGGAHFRLLIGCAEPLTGDAAERHVQESVQLFLRAYRP; encoded by the coding sequence ATGACTGACAAGTTGTTACAACCTGCCGGCCCCGGTCGACCGAAGGATCTTTCCAAACGCCGCGCCATCCTCGATGCGGCCAAGGGTCTGTTCCTGCGCAACGGCTACGATGGCAGCAGCATGGATGCCATCGCGGCCGAGGCCGGCGTCTCCAAGCTCACGGTGTACAACCATTTCACCGACAAGGAGACCCTGTTCTCCGCAGCAATCGAAGCCAAGTGCGAGGAGCAACTGCCGGAGCTGCTGTTCGAACTGCCGGATGACGTGCCGCTGGAAAGCCAGCTTGTGGAAATTGCCCGTGGCTTCCTGACGCTGGTCAACAGCCGTGAATCGGTGGAAATGCACCGGATGATGATAAGCCTGGCCAGCCAGGGTTCGAAGCTCTCGCAGATGTTCTACGAGGCCGGCCCGAAAAGGATTCAGGAAGAAATGGAAGTGCTCCTGCACAAGGCCGCCAAACGCGGCCTGCTGAGCCTGAATGACCCGCACCTGGCTGCCGACCACTTCTTCAGCCTGCTCAAGGGCGGCGCACATTTCCGCCTGCTGATCGGCTGCGCTGAGCCGCTGACGGGCGACGCTGCCGAACGTCACGTGCAGGAATCGGTGCAGCTGTTTCTACGCGCCTATCGGCCCTGA
- a CDS encoding extensin family protein, whose protein sequence is MLIRIIGRLLFLALLLGAGLLLALWRGWLDVAPRFNPWAPLDVREAPNLLTPFKLWRLSEDRELCDLALATSGLRFTRLADSTPQPGCPVENAVRIQGASVGLSSSFMATCPLAVSFALFERHRLQPAAQAVFGQPVTRIEHVGSFACRSIAGSQRPSQHSYANALDMVGFRLRDGQHISVLRDWPGQGDKARFLRLVQEAACDSFNVTLGPQYNAAHRDHFHVDMGMWRMCR, encoded by the coding sequence ATGCTGATACGGATCATCGGCCGTTTGCTGTTTCTCGCCCTGCTGCTGGGCGCCGGGCTACTGCTGGCGCTGTGGCGTGGCTGGCTGGACGTGGCGCCGCGTTTCAACCCCTGGGCGCCGCTGGATGTGCGTGAAGCGCCGAACCTGCTGACTCCTTTCAAACTCTGGCGTCTGAGCGAGGATCGTGAGCTGTGCGACCTGGCGCTGGCGACGTCCGGCCTGCGTTTCACACGCCTGGCCGACAGCACGCCGCAGCCTGGCTGCCCGGTGGAGAATGCCGTGCGTATTCAGGGTGCCAGCGTTGGCCTGAGCAGCAGCTTCATGGCGACTTGCCCGCTGGCGGTGAGCTTCGCCCTGTTCGAGCGCCACCGTCTGCAACCCGCCGCACAGGCGGTGTTCGGTCAGCCGGTGACGCGCATCGAGCATGTCGGCAGCTTTGCCTGTCGCAGCATTGCCGGCAGCCAGCGGCCCAGCCAGCACTCCTATGCCAACGCGCTGGATATGGTCGGCTTCCGTCTGCGCGACGGCCAGCACATCAGCGTGCTGCGTGACTGGCCGGGGCAGGGCGACAAGGCGCGCTTTCTGCGCCTGGTGCAGGAAGCCGCCTGCGACAGCTTCAACGTCACCCTCGGCCCGCAATACAACGCTGCGCACCGTGACCACTTTCATGTGGATATGGGAATGTGGCGGATGTGCCGCTGA
- the adk gene encoding adenylate kinase, protein MRVILLGAPGAGKGTQARYITEKFGIPQISTGDMLRAAVKAGTELGLKAKSVMDAGGLVSDDLIINLVKERIAQADCANGFLFDGFPRTIPQAEALRDAGVTLDHVVEIAVDDEEIVKRLSGRRVHPASGRVYHTEYNPPKVAGQDDVTGEELVQREDDKEETVRHRLSVYHSQTKPLVDFYQKLSAATGTPKCSHIPGVGSVEEITAKTLAALD, encoded by the coding sequence ATGCGCGTGATTCTGCTGGGGGCGCCCGGTGCCGGCAAAGGTACCCAGGCTCGCTACATCACCGAGAAATTCGGCATTCCGCAAATCTCCACCGGCGACATGCTGCGTGCTGCGGTCAAGGCGGGTACCGAACTCGGCCTGAAGGCCAAGAGCGTGATGGATGCCGGTGGCCTGGTCTCCGACGACCTGATCATCAATCTGGTCAAGGAGCGCATCGCTCAGGCCGATTGCGCCAATGGCTTCCTGTTCGACGGTTTCCCGCGCACCATTCCGCAGGCCGAAGCCCTGCGTGATGCCGGTGTGACCCTCGATCATGTGGTGGAAATCGCCGTGGATGACGAAGAGATCGTCAAGCGTCTGTCCGGCCGCCGTGTACACCCGGCTTCCGGCCGCGTCTACCACACCGAATACAACCCGCCGAAAGTCGCCGGCCAGGACGATGTCACGGGTGAAGAACTGGTTCAGCGTGAAGACGACAAGGAAGAGACCGTGCGTCATCGCCTGTCCGTCTACCATTCGCAGACCAAGCCGCTGGTGGATTTCTACCAGAAGCTGTCCGCCGCCACCGGTACGCCGAAGTGCAGCCACATTCCCGGCGTTGGCAGTGTCGAAGAGATCACCGCAAAGACCCTGGCTGCGCTGGACTGA
- a CDS encoding DUF72 domain-containing protein, with protein sequence MSAALPYYLGCPSWSEAAWRATLYPQDTRAAEFLSRYTEVFNAVEGNTTFYASPSEETVARWAQAMPMHFRFCAKLPRDISHSDDLYQQLDAVAQFRQLLAPLGERVAPYWLQLPASFGPSRLPELAAFIEHWGDGPLAIEVRHPEFFAKGDAERGLNRLLHARGIERICLDSRALFSCDSQAPAVLHAQAKKPRLPTRPTAFSQSPQLRFIGHPELLANDPFMLPWLDKVAGWIEQGLRPYVFAHTSDNRLAPELARRFHEQLMQRLPGLPELPVLQIEPELEQLDLL encoded by the coding sequence ATGAGCGCTGCGCTTCCCTATTATCTGGGTTGTCCATCCTGGAGCGAAGCGGCCTGGCGCGCCACGCTGTATCCGCAGGATACCCGGGCGGCGGAATTTCTCAGCCGCTACACCGAGGTGTTCAACGCGGTGGAAGGCAACACCACCTTCTATGCCAGTCCCAGCGAAGAGACGGTTGCGCGCTGGGCGCAGGCGATGCCGATGCACTTTCGCTTCTGCGCCAAGTTGCCGCGCGATATCAGCCACAGCGACGATCTGTATCAGCAACTGGATGCCGTCGCGCAGTTTCGCCAGTTGCTGGCACCGCTCGGTGAGCGGGTAGCGCCTTACTGGCTGCAGCTGCCGGCCAGCTTCGGGCCGTCGCGCTTGCCTGAGCTGGCGGCATTCATCGAACACTGGGGCGATGGGCCGCTGGCTATCGAGGTGCGTCACCCGGAGTTCTTCGCCAAAGGCGATGCCGAGCGTGGGCTCAATCGCCTGTTGCACGCGCGTGGTATCGAGCGCATCTGCCTGGATTCGCGCGCGCTGTTCAGCTGCGACTCGCAGGCGCCGGCCGTGTTGCATGCGCAGGCCAAGAAACCGCGCCTGCCGACCCGGCCTACCGCGTTCAGTCAGAGCCCGCAGCTGCGTTTCATCGGTCATCCCGAGTTACTGGCCAACGACCCCTTCATGCTGCCCTGGCTGGACAAGGTTGCCGGCTGGATCGAGCAGGGGCTGCGGCCCTACGTCTTCGCCCATACATCCGACAATCGCCTGGCACCGGAGTTGGCGCGGCGTTTTCATGAGCAACTGATGCAGCGCCTGCCCGGCTTGCCTGAGCTGCCTGTCTTGCAGATCGAGCCGGAACTGGAGCAGCTGGACTTACTCTGA